The segment ATGGGATGTATTTCTGTGATATCATGGGATGTATTTCTATCATCCTATCGTCAGGGCCCTAGTGATTCCAAACCCTTCAAACTGCCCCGCTTTAAATGGTTCTGCTTCAACATCTCCTTTGAAAATCGCAGGTTTCTGTCGGACGTCGCAGCTGCTTTTACAGTTCTCTAGTCGTGAACTTGTCCGGCGGCGCCACCGCGTCCACAGGTTTGTTTTCTCTGTCGTACACCAGCTCCACCGTTACCGTCGGTGGTTTCAGGAGGTTTTCGCATTGATGCTGCGGTCTTGACGAGAGCCGAGGGGAAGATCCGGGCGAGTGTCGCGGCGAGTTCCGAGGCGAAGGCCGGAGCTGCTTCTTGCGGTCATACTCCTCGGCGCTGACGACAGGAACCAGGACTTTGGCGGTCTGGTTAAACAGACTGTAGTCCACTCTGTAGGACCTGCGGCCCACCCGGATCATCTCCTGGAACAGCTGACCCCACAGGATCTCGTCAGGAGTGTACGAGGTCCGAGTCTGATGCAGGATCCCAGTGGTGTCGTCGGTGTAGGTGAACGACACCACCAGCTCAAAGGCGGCGCTGCGCAGATCCACTAAGCTCATCTGGTAAAGCGGGCTGTCGGAGTCGATCCTGTGGCAGATGGTCGTCGGCGTGACCAATGCGATTTCCCTCTGCTGGATGACCAGGTCTTCGTAGATCACATCCATTTTGCCGGTGGCATGGACTGTGGAGCGTACGATCTGAGCGCGAGCCGTCCCCTCCACCAGGTGATGCCTGCGGAAATCCCCCACTCGCCAGGAAACGCACAAGTGACCGTCGCGGAGGTTGATGACGGCGCTGTTACTGAAGCCGATAGTCTGCGCTCTTTTTCTGGCCGACGCCATTTTTGCAACGACAATTCCGATTACGAAAGTATCGATGAAGCAGCTCACCACATCCTGGACGGTGACGGCGACGATGGCGATCATGCAGTTCTCGGACATGCCTCTGAAACCGTAGCCGATGGTGGTCTGGGTTTCCAGCGAGAACAGGAAAGCGGCAGTGAAGCTGTAGACCTCGTAGACGCATGGCTCGTCACCGTGGTCTTTGACGTCTCCGTGGGCCAGAGCGATGACCCAGAAGACGATTCCAAAGAAGAGCCAGGACAGGATGTAAGACAGGGCGAATATGAGGAACATCACCCTCCAGCGGATCTCCACCAGCGTGGTAAAGATGTCCGTCACGAACAGCAGCCATTCGGCGGGGACATGGCGGAAAACCACGTTGCAGCTGCCTTCTTTCCGTACGTAGCGACCGGTCTTCTTTCCATGGTCAGTCTTCAGGTGGATGTCGTCTGGACTCACTGATGTGTACTGAAGCATGTTCAGAGTCTGGAGGAAAGACAGGAACCATGTCAGAACAGggctagggttaggcttaggcttagggttagactttgggttagggttaggcttagggatggggatagggttagggttagggttaggcctaggtTTAAGCTTAGAGTTAGGTTTAAGCTTAGGGTTGACCTGATGAAAACACCTCATTTCACTCCCTGATCCTGAGTTGATTGGCAGCaggtctgaccctaaccctaagcctaaccctaaatctaaccctaaacctaagcctaaccctaagcctatcAACAGCAGAAACAGTCCTCTTGTGTCCATTCCAGACTCTCTGAAGCAGAACTCTACAAACATGATCCCTGATGTGGTTCCTgatacagggttagggttagtggtccACATCCTCCAAATGTTGCTGTGATGCTGTCACCCTTCCAGTCGTTTACCTAAAGCACTCCTGCCTGTGTGTTTTCCAGCTGCGTTTGTTTGGGGAAACGCTGAACAGCCCAGTCTGACGTCTATAAAAAGCATCAGCGGAAATCTGCGTCCGCTGTCACATCCACCCTGAAGACAACGCTAACCCTAACACCACAGACTTCCACACTAGTTAAagcctttaaccctaaccctaacccacaccagttaaaccctttaaccctaaccctaacccacaccagTTAAagcctttaaccctaaccctaacccacaccagttaaaccctttaaccctaaccctaacccacaccagTTAAagcctttaaccctaaccctaacccacaccagTTAAagcctttaaccctaaccctaaccctaacccacaccagTTAAACCCTTTCCGTCCTCCTTCTGTTCATACtgtcattcactcactcattaaTTTCTGCAGGTCTAGTTTTCAGGTATCACTCTGGGACTGTTTACCACGAACCCATGAGGAACTTTTTCCTGCTGTTTGTGCTGTGGACATACGTTTACACACAACAGCTTTGTGTCCCTGgaaccctaaacctaagcctaagcctaagcctaagcctaagcctaaccctTGGGTCTGAACTTACTAACTGATCCAATGACATTAATTCAATTGTAGATCTTGAACTCCAACTGGATTCATGCTGTTGAAagcacacatgtaaataattttctttaTCATGTTTGAATTTCAAATTTTAGAGGtgtagggttttgtttttttttaacttcttgttGAAAACATTGAATTGACCTTTCCATGTCCTTGTCATGCTActgtgggtcagggttagggttagggttcagagggttagggtttttCTGTCCTTTCCTTGTCCTTGTCATGCTGGGGTGGGTTTGGGTTCAGTGAACCCTATTGAAGTGAAAGGCAAATGTTGGACCCAGTTTGTGAAGTTAATGGTTTAAAGAAACCAGTGAAGCTGAACGGACTGGAGTGGGGCTGAATCCACCCAGGAAACAGTccagttaaaacataaaaaaaaaaaaaaaggaaacagcctatttaaaaaaataaaaaaataaaaaaaggaaacagtccagttaaaaaataataataatattataatttaaaaaaaggaaacagcccagttaaaataaatagataaataaataaaatggaaacagtccagtaaaaaaaaaaagaaaacagcccagttaaaaagaaaaaaaaagaaacagcccaGCAGCGTCACAAGGGCAAAACTGTTTAATGACAAGAAGCATTTACTGTAAATAGCAGCAAAGGTCAAAGCTGtggatctaaccctaaccctggtctgaGGAGGACTGAGGAGGGCTGAGGAGGGCTGAGGAGGTCTGAGAAGGACTGAGGAGGTCTGAGGAGGGCTGAGGAGGTCTGAGAAGGACTGAGGAGGACTGAGGAGGGCTGAGGAGGGCTGAGAAGGACTGAGGAGGTCTGAGGAGGGCTGAGGAGGTCTGAGAAGGACTGAGGAGGACTGAGGAGGGCTGAGGAGGTCTGAGAAGGACTGAGGAGGTCTGAGGAGGGCTGAGGAGGTCTGAGAAGGACTGAGGAGGACTGAGGGGGTCTGAGATGGTCCAGGCCTCTGTCATCTGTCATCACATCTATTCACCTCAGACGGGTCTTATTTAAACCCTAAACAACATCAACCAAAACCACCACACCACCTAGACCTGCTCCAACAAATCTAAGGGCCCACCTGTTTTcactgggttaaggttagggatagggttaggacttagggttaaggtttgggttagggttaggacttctAGGACTAATATATTATATGGATTAATCTATGACTCACACTATTGGTCCACCGTTTTCGAACagcccagtttgttccagttttttctgtaaattccatcagttccagtccagtgaacagctgtaaatggtccaaaggtcagagtgaactgacagaggtagaaaaaaaagttaaggtaaaagaaaactgaaaaataatgtccatttcagaattatacaaaaaagagaacaagaaatgggtgaacaactgaaagcagttctgcagcaatggaggttgatcaagtctggaaagttggtggttcaattcctgcaggtgtcccaacgtttgtgaattccttccaccccctgtgtctgcagaacaggagtgtggaacacactgtggtaccagacccatggagcagtactggaacaggactggactgaagaaaggagtgtggtactgtaaaaatggaaaagaggaaaaggaatgaaccagagaagagagacagagcatcagaagagggaaaaatggaggtgtgtcctccagagaaatgtccaagaaagtccaggtgtcaggaagtccagtttccttcagcatccaaaggcactgaaactggactggaaatgcagacagaagaggtctggaagaagcacagacacaacagaagaagaagaagagtttaggacagaaaacagctggagtgagaggagactgacaggacaacagctgaaagaagagagaagagagaggaggaggaagagaggaggtcatagaggaggaggagaggagactgacaggacaacagctgaaagaagagagaagagagaggaggaggaagagaggaagagtttacactgaacagagtgaacagatgagtttacactgaacacactgaacagatgagtttacactgaacacactgaacagatgagtttacactgaacagagtgaacagatgagtttacactgaacacactgaacagatgagtttacactgaacagagtgaacagatgagtttacactgaacagagtgaacagatgagtttacactgaacagactgaacagatgagtttacactgaacagactgaacagatgagtttacactgaacagagtgaacaggtgcaggtctgatgggtccagttgcagctaaatccattggtgagacttcagaatcagaaaaagAGGCTTAGCTGGaccatgaaacagcaccagtggactactgaagactactgaagactggaagaagactactgaagcctgggagaagactactggagactggaagaagactactgaagactggaacaagactactgaagactggaagaagggcttatggactgatcaaacctgtgttccaacactcctttcttcagtccagtcctgttccagtaatgctccatgggtctggtaccacagtgtgttccacactcctgttctgcagacacagggggctgaaggaattcacaaatgttgggacacctggaggaactgaacccccaactttccagacttcatcaacctccattgctgcagaactgctttcagttgttaacccatttcttgttctcctttttgtataattctgaaatgtacattatttttcagttttgttgaaccttacctttttttttttaacctctggcagttcactctgacctttggacgatttacagctgttcattggactggaactgatggaatttacagacaaaactggaacaaactgggctGTTCGAAAACTTTGGACCGGTCGTGTATATAATgtatccccccccaaaaaaaatgttcaagtacccctgggggtacccATACTCCTATTTGAGGAGGACTGGTGTAAACCATCAGTCCAGGTCCAGTGGTCCAGTCCCGGTCCAGTGGGTTCAGTCCAGGTCCAGTggatccagtccaggtccagtgggTTCAGTCTAGGTCCAGTGGGTCCAGTCCAAGTCCAGTGGGTCCAGTCCAGGttcagtccaggtccagttggTCCAGTCCAAGTCCAGTGGGTCCACCTCAGTTGCACCATTAAACCCTTTTACAGATAGCAGAAGCTGAAACCTGAACCCTGTGTGTCCTTATCGCCGTAGAAACATCTactgctgtgttttgtgttttccatCCATTGTATTCCTGTTTTTACAAAACCGTCTCCCATTACAGATTATCCACCGTCTGCAGCTGTAACACCTGTGATCATAAAcactcactaaccctaaccctaacccaggggtgtccagtcctggtcctggagggctggtatcctacatgtcttctaacacacctgattcaaatggtcagcctgtcatccagctctgcagaagtctgataatgaccaccaggtggactggaagaggaaacatctgaaacatgtaggataccctaaccctaacccctaaccctgttgGACTCATGTGTCTGTGTTCCTACCTGTTCGTCTGTGCAGGtgcgtccgtctgtccgtccgtctgtccatccactaAACTCACCGTCCTGTTCTGACTCTAAAGCTCCAGCTGAAGCCCCTCCTCCAGAATCATGTGGGCGTGTCCACAGACAGGTGagcgttcatgtgtgtgtttagacAAAACAAGCCCCATGTGATTACAGTAAACCAGCCTAC is part of the Sphaeramia orbicularis unplaced genomic scaffold, fSphaOr1.1, whole genome shotgun sequence genome and harbors:
- the LOC115416613 gene encoding inward rectifier potassium channel 16-like, whose amino-acid sequence is MLQYTSVSPDDIHLKTDHGKKTGRYVRKEGSCNVVFRHVPAEWLLFVTDIFTTLVEIRWRVMFLIFALSYILSWLFFGIVFWVIALAHGDVKDHGDEPCVYEVYSFTAAFLFSLETQTTIGYGFRGMSENCMIAIVAVTVQDVVSCFIDTFVIGIVVAKMASARKRAQTIGFSNSAVINLRDGHLCVSWRVGDFRRHHLVEGTARAQIVRSTVHATGKMDVIYEDLVIQQREIALVTPTTICHRIDSDSPLYQMSLVDLRSAAFELVVSFTYTDDTTGILHQTRTSYTPDEILWGQLFQEMIRVGRRSYRVDYSLFNQTAKVLVPVVSAEEYDRKKQLRPSPRNSPRHSPGSSPRLSSRPQHQCENLLKPPTVTVELVYDRENKPVDAVAPPDKFTTREL